In one window of Pseudobdellovibrionaceae bacterium DNA:
- a CDS encoding (2Fe-2S)-binding protein — protein MPKCTVNGKQIEVKPGTSIIEAFKEAGENIAHYCWHPGLSVAGVCRLCMVEIEGNPRLQIACNTMVQEGMVVSNQSDKVKDAVRWGLDFHLINHPLDCPICDQAGECGLQEQYMEFGKYEPEMAERKVKKRKVVDLGPKVVLDSERCILCSRCVRFTDEVTKTRELGIFNRGDRSEIGTFKDRPLDNNYSLNTVDICPVGALTSRDFRFRQRVWYLKNKETICTGCSTGCNVKAYYNEDGLFRVKPVHNEDINGYWMCDEGRDIYKFANPEFRLKTARKGTQDHWDDINVVEAAKSVGSIVKTSVDTDGAGSVAVVLTGQHSNEEYDAILEWINGDLKVDQVYHWVNNPEKFDDFDGLLLRGDRNPNTKGLLERLDARKLNKTWQDFETKLKAGTVKVVIVVGPENPAVYSDMGEKVQLINGVDKVVWMSACPVGELNTMTGTTWQIPLKTFVEKPGTYVNFQGRAQTVKPVTFLVKQALSVVEAVQLMAGEASKVELVEPEHHPKKNYFVYSRGPL, from the coding sequence ATGCCTAAATGTACAGTCAATGGCAAGCAAATAGAGGTTAAGCCCGGAACATCAATTATTGAGGCCTTCAAGGAGGCGGGGGAGAACATTGCCCATTATTGTTGGCACCCCGGTCTTTCGGTAGCTGGTGTTTGCCGTTTGTGTATGGTGGAAATTGAAGGCAATCCTCGCCTTCAAATTGCCTGTAACACTATGGTGCAAGAGGGAATGGTGGTCAGCAATCAATCTGACAAAGTGAAAGATGCTGTTCGCTGGGGATTAGATTTTCACCTAATCAACCATCCACTCGATTGCCCTATTTGTGATCAAGCCGGCGAGTGTGGATTGCAAGAACAGTACATGGAGTTTGGCAAATACGAACCTGAAATGGCTGAGCGTAAGGTGAAAAAGCGCAAAGTGGTGGATTTGGGCCCGAAGGTGGTTCTAGATTCAGAACGTTGTATTTTGTGCTCACGTTGTGTTCGTTTTACAGATGAAGTGACGAAAACTCGTGAGTTAGGAATATTTAACCGAGGCGATCGCAGCGAGATCGGTACATTTAAAGATCGGCCACTTGATAACAATTACTCACTTAACACAGTTGATATTTGTCCTGTTGGTGCCCTCACTTCACGAGACTTTCGGTTTCGACAACGCGTGTGGTATCTGAAGAACAAAGAGACCATTTGCACAGGGTGCTCCACGGGTTGCAACGTGAAAGCTTATTACAACGAAGATGGTCTATTTCGAGTTAAGCCCGTTCACAATGAAGACATCAACGGCTACTGGATGTGTGATGAGGGTCGAGATATTTATAAGTTTGCTAATCCTGAGTTTCGATTGAAAACGGCAAGAAAAGGCACGCAAGACCATTGGGATGACATCAACGTGGTGGAAGCGGCTAAATCCGTGGGTTCCATTGTAAAGACCTCGGTGGACACCGACGGTGCAGGATCTGTGGCTGTGGTTTTAACCGGGCAACACAGCAACGAGGAGTATGATGCCATTTTAGAATGGATAAATGGCGATCTAAAAGTCGATCAGGTCTATCATTGGGTGAACAACCCAGAGAAGTTTGATGATTTTGATGGGCTTTTGCTGCGAGGAGACCGAAATCCAAATACAAAAGGGTTGTTAGAACGACTGGATGCACGAAAGCTAAACAAAACCTGGCAAGATTTCGAAACCAAGTTGAAAGCTGGCACCGTAAAGGTGGTCATTGTTGTTGGGCCTGAAAACCCCGCGGTGTACTCGGACATGGGCGAAAAGGTTCAACTCATTAATGGTGTGGATAAGGTAGTATGGATGTCCGCTTGTCCAGTGGGCGAATTAAATACCATGACGGGTACAACTTGGCAGATACCGTTAAAAACATTTGTAGAAAAGCCAGGCACTTATGTGAATTTCCAGGGGCGAGCGCAGACTGTAAAACCAGTGACCTTTTTGGTGAAGCAAGCCTTGTCGGTGGTTGAAGCGGTTCAGTTAATGGCTGGTGAGGCCTCAAAGGTAGAACTGGTTGAGCCTGAACATCATCCAAAGAAAAACTATTTTGTTTATAGTCGAGGGCCATTATGA
- the nuoF gene encoding NADH-quinone oxidoreductase subunit NuoF, whose amino-acid sequence MEVKILTEHYDKPEFQGLDGYKKHGGYETLAKALKLKPEEIKNQVKEAGLRGRGGAGFPTGVKWGFLPENGETRYLLCNADEGEPGTFKDRLMMERAPHQLIEGMLISAFAIHSPKSYIYIRGEYFESLRIVEKAIKEAYSAGLLGKNILGSGFSHDMDVYSGAGAYICGEETGMISSLEGKKGQPKLKPPFPAIEGYLGKPTIVNNVESLAAVKYIIRDGVQAYRKYGTEKSPGTKLFSVSGNVMKPGTYEVPLGYPLKDLIEVECGGLKPGRKLKAVIPGGSSAPVLTAEEAQRATMDYECLAQMGSMLGSGAVIVIDDSNCMVDLLHVIMHFYHHESCGQCTPCREGTGWLDKIVSGIHAGTGRLQDVQLIEQVSQHMMGRTICALSDAAAMPALSFVEKFREEFEFYVREGRSRVKEVVANA is encoded by the coding sequence ATGGAAGTTAAAATCCTAACAGAACATTATGATAAACCAGAGTTTCAGGGGCTAGACGGTTATAAAAAACACGGCGGTTATGAAACGCTGGCCAAGGCTTTAAAATTGAAACCTGAAGAAATAAAAAATCAGGTGAAAGAGGCTGGCTTGCGCGGCCGCGGTGGTGCGGGATTTCCCACCGGCGTGAAGTGGGGATTTTTGCCAGAAAACGGTGAGACTCGATATTTGCTGTGCAATGCGGATGAGGGCGAACCGGGCACGTTTAAAGATCGGCTAATGATGGAGCGAGCCCCTCACCAATTAATCGAGGGAATGCTTATTTCGGCTTTTGCGATTCACTCACCAAAGTCTTACATTTACATTCGAGGTGAATATTTTGAATCCCTACGTATTGTAGAAAAAGCCATAAAAGAGGCCTATAGCGCCGGTTTGCTCGGTAAAAATATTCTTGGCTCAGGGTTTAGCCACGATATGGATGTTTATAGTGGCGCTGGCGCTTACATCTGTGGCGAAGAAACAGGAATGATTTCTTCACTGGAAGGCAAGAAGGGGCAACCCAAATTAAAACCCCCGTTTCCGGCCATCGAGGGATACTTAGGCAAGCCAACTATTGTGAACAACGTAGAATCTCTGGCAGCAGTTAAATACATTATTCGTGATGGCGTTCAGGCTTATCGAAAATATGGTACAGAAAAATCTCCGGGAACAAAATTATTTTCAGTCAGCGGCAACGTTATGAAGCCAGGTACTTATGAAGTGCCGTTGGGTTACCCGCTGAAAGATCTTATCGAGGTGGAATGCGGAGGATTAAAGCCCGGTCGAAAACTAAAAGCCGTTATTCCAGGTGGATCTTCAGCCCCGGTGTTAACCGCGGAAGAGGCCCAGCGGGCCACTATGGACTACGAATGTTTGGCCCAAATGGGGTCCATGCTTGGGTCCGGAGCGGTCATTGTTATTGATGACTCCAACTGCATGGTAGATCTGTTGCACGTTATTATGCATTTTTATCATCACGAATCTTGTGGGCAGTGCACTCCTTGTCGGGAAGGCACGGGCTGGTTAGATAAGATCGTTTCTGGAATTCATGCCGGAACAGGACGCTTACAGGATGTGCAACTGATCGAGCAGGTTTCCCAACATATGATGGGGCGAACGATTTGTGCGCTGTCAGATGCGGCAGCAATGCCAGCACTTAGTTTTGTTGAAAAATTTAGAGAAGAATTTGAATTTTACGTGCGAGAGGGCCGTTCGCGAGTGAAAGAGGTGGTGGCCAATGCCTAA
- a CDS encoding NAD(P)H-dependent oxidoreductase subunit E: MFKLSDDGVEFVKKELQRYETPRSAIIPALFRAQTENGGWVSPECVAYLSQLMDLPEAWINEVLHFYTMFNKEPVGKYHVQVCCNVSCAMNGGRELADHLCRSFKVKAGDVSEDGRYTISRVECLGSCGTAPMMQVNDQYFEDLTPESAVKLLQEMK; encoded by the coding sequence ATGTTTAAACTTTCAGATGATGGCGTTGAATTTGTAAAAAAAGAATTGCAGCGATACGAGACTCCGCGGTCAGCCATAATTCCGGCGCTGTTTCGAGCGCAAACGGAAAATGGCGGGTGGGTGAGCCCTGAGTGTGTGGCTTACTTAAGCCAACTGATGGATTTGCCGGAGGCTTGGATAAACGAAGTTCTGCATTTTTATACGATGTTTAATAAAGAGCCTGTGGGTAAGTACCATGTGCAAGTGTGTTGTAATGTTTCTTGTGCGATGAACGGGGGCCGAGAGTTGGCCGATCACCTTTGCAGGTCATTTAAGGTGAAAGCCGGTGATGTGAGTGAGGATGGGCGTTACACGATTTCACGTGTGGAATGTCTTGGTTCTTGCGGAACGGCTCCCATGATGCAGGTGAATGATCAATACTTTGAAGACTTGACCCCTGAGTCGGCGGTGAAGCTGTTGCAGGAGATGAAATAG
- the nuoD gene encoding NADH dehydrogenase (quinone) subunit D: protein MRRLEELRQHVSAKFSNNNFNFIDSFGDNVIEISPKDVVPVLSHLKENCDFDILMQIAGADYPEREKRFDVVYELFSSKDFGRVRVKTSVSEDESVPTAIPVWRAANWFERETWDMYGIKFDGHPNLRRFLLHHQFVGYPLRKDYDADQQQHCTTAMPIHFEDEYDYQPDPEKDLLPLNIGPSHPATHGTLRVMAELDGEKVNRANVELGFLHRCFEKMAETHPYNQVIPYTDRLNYCSAPMNNVGYCKAVERLLGVEIPPRAQAIRIMLCELSRIIDHIVCIGANAVDLGALTGFFWLFGYREKVYALFEKLCGARLTVALTRVGGMAQDPPEGWFDDVLKFCDEMSLGIDEIERLLSGNKIWIQRTQGVGAISAEDAMAWGYTGPCLRAAGVSLDLRKADPYYGYETLDFDIPVGTSGDVYDRYLVRVAEMRESIKIIRQVAKNVPGGDYTIRDKGIVLPEKKDVYGNIEGLMNHFMLVIKGLRPPAGEIYDATEAANGELGFYLVSDGSGNPYRLKVRPPCFAIYQSFSEQVTGGLVADVIAILGSMNLIAGELDR from the coding sequence ATGAGGCGACTAGAAGAACTGCGCCAACATGTGAGCGCGAAATTTTCAAATAATAATTTTAATTTTATAGATTCCTTTGGCGACAATGTCATTGAGATTTCTCCGAAGGATGTTGTACCGGTTCTAAGTCACCTCAAAGAAAATTGTGACTTTGACATACTCATGCAAATTGCCGGGGCCGATTACCCGGAGCGAGAAAAGCGTTTCGATGTTGTTTACGAGCTTTTTTCCAGCAAAGATTTTGGTCGAGTGCGAGTGAAAACGTCAGTGTCCGAAGATGAATCTGTTCCCACGGCTATTCCCGTGTGGCGGGCGGCGAATTGGTTTGAGCGAGAAACTTGGGATATGTACGGCATCAAGTTTGACGGGCATCCCAATTTGCGTCGGTTTTTGTTGCACCATCAATTTGTTGGGTATCCGCTAAGAAAAGACTACGATGCTGATCAACAGCAACATTGCACAACGGCGATGCCCATTCATTTTGAAGATGAGTACGATTATCAGCCAGATCCAGAAAAGGATCTATTGCCATTGAACATTGGCCCCTCTCACCCGGCCACACACGGAACATTGCGTGTAATGGCAGAGCTCGATGGTGAGAAGGTGAATCGAGCCAACGTTGAGTTGGGTTTTCTTCATCGCTGCTTTGAAAAAATGGCCGAAACCCATCCTTATAACCAAGTAATTCCGTATACGGATCGACTCAACTATTGCTCAGCCCCGATGAACAACGTGGGCTATTGCAAAGCTGTCGAGCGGCTTTTAGGGGTGGAGATTCCGCCAAGGGCTCAAGCTATTCGAATTATGCTTTGTGAGTTGTCTCGAATTATAGACCACATTGTTTGTATTGGCGCCAACGCAGTGGACCTTGGCGCCTTGACCGGTTTCTTTTGGCTGTTTGGGTATCGAGAAAAAGTGTACGCGCTATTTGAAAAACTCTGTGGAGCCCGCCTGACTGTGGCATTGACTCGCGTGGGTGGAATGGCGCAAGACCCACCTGAGGGCTGGTTTGATGATGTCCTTAAGTTTTGTGATGAGATGAGCTTGGGCATAGACGAAATTGAGCGCCTGCTTTCTGGGAACAAAATTTGGATTCAGCGTACACAAGGTGTCGGGGCCATTTCTGCCGAAGATGCCATGGCTTGGGGATACACCGGTCCCTGTTTGCGCGCAGCTGGCGTAAGTTTAGATTTGCGTAAGGCAGACCCTTATTATGGTTATGAGACCCTTGATTTTGACATTCCGGTGGGTACGTCTGGCGATGTTTATGATCGCTATTTGGTACGAGTGGCTGAAATGCGAGAGTCCATTAAGATTATCCGGCAAGTGGCAAAGAACGTGCCTGGTGGAGATTACACCATTCGCGATAAAGGCATTGTATTGCCTGAGAAAAAAGACGTTTACGGAAACATCGAAGGCCTTATGAATCACTTCATGTTGGTTATTAAAGGGCTTCGCCCACCGGCCGGAGAAATTTATGATGCCACCGAGGCGGCCAACGGGGAGTTAGGATTTTATCTTGTCAGTGATGGAAGCGGAAATCCATACAGGCTGAAGGTGCGCCCCCCTTGCTTTGCTATTTACCAATCATTTTCTGAGCAAGTCACAGGGGGCCTTGTTGCCGATGTGATTGCTATATTGGGCAGTATGAATCTCATTGCAGGCGAATTAGATCGTTAA
- a CDS encoding NADH-quinone oxidoreductase subunit B encodes MAADKAQGDLIDASKSFAFTSQLDKVIAWGRKNSLWPMPYGTACCGIELMSVMGPKYDLARFGAEVVRFSPRQSDLLIVAGTITEKMAPVIVRIYEQMLNPKYVLSMGACASSGGFYRAYHVLQGVDKVIPVDVYVPGCPPTPEAVLDGVMTIQKMIEDNHPRPWKDNWEPGVYREGNAYR; translated from the coding sequence ATGGCAGCAGATAAGGCACAGGGCGATCTCATCGACGCTTCCAAATCTTTTGCATTCACCAGCCAGCTGGACAAGGTCATTGCATGGGGGCGCAAAAACTCACTTTGGCCCATGCCGTATGGTACAGCTTGTTGTGGGATTGAGCTCATGTCAGTGATGGGGCCCAAGTATGACTTGGCTCGATTTGGTGCGGAGGTGGTTCGTTTCTCTCCAAGGCAATCCGACCTATTGATCGTTGCAGGAACAATCACTGAAAAGATGGCTCCAGTGATCGTTCGAATCTATGAGCAAATGTTAAATCCAAAATATGTTTTATCAATGGGTGCATGTGCCAGCTCGGGTGGTTTCTATAGAGCTTACCACGTACTTCAGGGCGTAGATAAAGTGATTCCCGTGGATGTATATGTGCCAGGTTGCCCGCCCACGCCTGAGGCCGTCCTTGATGGTGTTATGACAATTCAAAAGATGATTGAAGACAATCACCCCCGTCCCTGGAAGGACAATTGGGAACCCGGTGTGTACCGTGAGGGGAATGCATACAGATGA
- a CDS encoding S8 family serine peptidase yields MFKYFSALIIFCATTAWGNPSEWSDYLVRVTPEFKSSFLQMTHNMNGENSVEDLQFKDWLRLQIPAEYMNSLEFQALADHPGIIHIQPNYRISLFANPGLHTAAYRAFQQKWRTQQPQNWLPQMWEETLARMTDNPEFPRGGSGGSGPDPLFNKQWGMRDIGVQKGWRDTKGSQQMTVAVIDTGVDYTHEDLVDNLWRNAGEIGTDSNGQDRSTNGIDDDGNGFIDDVVGWDFAANDNKPFDLSKSGFELFQGGNPGHGTHCAGNVAARADNGKGVVGVAPNVKIMVLRFLTEDGQGTTADAIKSIKYAVDNGAQVLSNSWGSEGEDPEDESGNQALKDAIQYTQDNNRLFVAAAGNGHQGVGYDNDNDSRPAYPASYDHDTIVSVAALDVNDNLGSFSNWGLRTVDIGAPGVKVFSTTVGSQYADTIFDKFGITITWDGTSMATPHVAGAAALYWSLHPNASYSEVKEALLSRTEEISTLRGKVSSHGKLNIESLMNN; encoded by the coding sequence ATGTTCAAATACTTTAGCGCGCTGATTATTTTTTGCGCAACAACCGCATGGGGAAACCCATCAGAGTGGAGTGACTACCTTGTGCGCGTCACCCCCGAGTTCAAATCAAGCTTTTTACAAATGACTCACAACATGAATGGTGAAAACTCTGTGGAGGACCTGCAGTTTAAAGATTGGTTGCGACTGCAAATCCCTGCGGAATATATGAACAGCCTTGAGTTTCAGGCCCTAGCGGATCACCCAGGCATCATTCATATTCAACCCAACTATCGCATATCACTTTTTGCCAACCCCGGGTTGCATACGGCAGCTTATCGAGCATTTCAACAAAAGTGGCGCACCCAACAACCGCAGAATTGGTTGCCACAAATGTGGGAAGAGACTTTAGCTAGAATGACGGATAACCCTGAGTTCCCGCGCGGCGGCAGTGGCGGCAGTGGCCCTGATCCCCTGTTTAACAAACAATGGGGCATGCGCGACATTGGTGTGCAAAAAGGCTGGAGAGACACAAAAGGTTCCCAACAAATGACAGTGGCCGTCATTGATACGGGTGTGGATTACACCCATGAAGACCTTGTGGATAACTTGTGGCGAAATGCCGGCGAAATAGGCACGGATAGCAACGGGCAAGATCGATCAACCAATGGCATTGACGATGATGGCAATGGATTTATTGATGATGTGGTGGGTTGGGATTTTGCAGCTAACGACAATAAGCCCTTTGATTTGTCAAAAAGTGGGTTTGAGCTTTTTCAAGGCGGAAACCCCGGCCACGGCACTCATTGCGCGGGCAATGTGGCCGCTCGGGCTGATAACGGCAAAGGCGTTGTGGGTGTGGCCCCTAATGTAAAGATCATGGTTCTGCGATTTCTTACCGAAGATGGCCAGGGCACTACGGCTGACGCGATTAAGTCAATCAAGTACGCCGTGGACAATGGCGCCCAAGTGCTGTCGAACTCGTGGGGATCAGAAGGCGAAGACCCCGAGGATGAATCTGGAAACCAAGCCCTTAAAGATGCCATTCAGTATACCCAAGATAACAACCGGCTGTTTGTTGCTGCTGCTGGTAACGGCCACCAAGGCGTGGGCTATGACAATGACAACGACAGTCGCCCGGCCTATCCGGCAAGCTATGACCACGACACCATCGTGAGCGTGGCGGCACTCGATGTGAACGACAACTTAGGTTCTTTTTCAAATTGGGGCTTACGAACAGTGGACATCGGCGCTCCGGGCGTAAAAGTATTTTCCACCACAGTGGGCAGCCAATATGCGGATACCATATTTGATAAATTTGGTATCACTATCACTTGGGATGGCACCTCCATGGCAACACCGCATGTGGCGGGCGCTGCAGCCCTTTATTGGTCACTGCATCCCAATGCCTCTTACAGCGAAGTCAAAGAAGCGTTGCTGAGCCGAACTGAAGAAATATCTACACTTCGCGGCAAAGTTTCTTCTCATGGAAAACTCAATATTGAGAGCTTAATGAACAACTAG
- a CDS encoding ABC transporter ATP-binding protein, producing MKKHPYRYYFKKYKKTAALGLTALAFTDALEMIPPLLIGRAIDQMAGGAPWSQVVNTVFIIFAVATALATTRYFWRIHWGRFHHYVAEDMRNHIFNKLTLLGPSYYQRKPVGELMSLISNDVNSFRMAIGPGVLILGDALLGLLIVPPIMYSISPEWTWKTLILMPLIPLFSAKIIRLIHTNYRRQQDQFSEVSGCAQEIVAGVREIKSYGQESTMTSRFNFLSRRYEWACNQVAKVDSFWTPMMEFGVTAGGFILLLVGAPQVIQGAVTIGAFFAFYQYINKMIWPASAIGVGVSFFQQGNASFKRILEVLDEPIDIPDTGESALPHFESLQVKNLSFTYPDAGKASLWDVSFTLKAGETLGIVGRTGSGKSTLVDLINRLYPIREGSILINDKPIESYSLTELRNLISYVPQEAFLFSEKVSENIALGLGSSTDEVAHYSRIVNLDKEILAMPEGYSALIGERGVNLSGGQKQRLTIARALIRKTPIVILDDSLSAVDTDTESHILERLQSQAKGDGNFDAQRPTTLIVSHRLACLKWADRILVLDAGRVEAVGTYSDLLKASKTFKQLHQLQNQEINRAEAHA from the coding sequence TTGAAGAAACATCCGTACCGGTATTACTTTAAAAAGTATAAAAAAACAGCAGCTCTTGGGCTTACAGCGTTGGCGTTCACCGATGCCCTTGAAATGATCCCCCCACTTTTAATTGGTCGAGCCATTGATCAAATGGCGGGCGGCGCCCCGTGGAGCCAAGTGGTCAACACCGTGTTTATTATTTTTGCCGTGGCCACAGCGTTGGCCACCACTCGTTACTTCTGGCGAATTCATTGGGGACGTTTTCACCACTACGTGGCCGAAGACATGCGCAATCATATATTTAACAAGCTCACTCTACTTGGCCCCAGCTACTATCAGCGCAAACCCGTTGGCGAACTCATGAGCCTCATCAGCAATGATGTGAACTCTTTTCGAATGGCTATCGGCCCTGGCGTATTGATACTCGGTGATGCACTTTTGGGGCTTTTGATTGTTCCGCCAATTATGTACAGCATTTCTCCTGAGTGGACATGGAAGACTTTAATCCTCATGCCTCTCATCCCGCTTTTTTCGGCCAAAATCATTCGCCTTATACACACCAACTACCGACGGCAACAGGATCAGTTTTCAGAAGTGTCTGGGTGCGCACAAGAAATTGTCGCAGGCGTGCGAGAAATCAAAAGCTACGGCCAAGAGTCCACCATGACGTCTCGCTTTAATTTCTTGAGTCGGCGGTACGAATGGGCGTGCAATCAAGTGGCCAAAGTGGATTCATTTTGGACACCCATGATGGAGTTTGGTGTGACCGCTGGTGGTTTTATCTTGTTACTCGTTGGCGCCCCACAGGTGATTCAAGGAGCCGTGACCATAGGCGCATTTTTTGCTTTCTATCAGTATATTAACAAAATGATATGGCCAGCTTCAGCCATTGGTGTGGGCGTCAGTTTTTTTCAACAAGGGAATGCGTCTTTTAAGCGCATACTTGAAGTGCTTGATGAGCCCATTGATATCCCCGACACGGGGGAAAGTGCGCTCCCGCATTTTGAGTCTTTGCAAGTTAAGAACCTGAGCTTCACTTACCCCGATGCCGGGAAAGCTTCGCTATGGGATGTGAGTTTTACTCTTAAGGCCGGCGAAACTCTTGGTATTGTAGGGCGCACCGGATCGGGTAAGTCGACTTTGGTTGACCTTATCAATCGCCTCTACCCTATTCGCGAAGGCTCTATATTAATTAACGACAAACCCATTGAGAGTTACTCGCTCACTGAATTGAGGAATCTGATTTCTTATGTTCCGCAAGAGGCCTTTTTGTTCAGCGAAAAGGTCAGTGAGAACATTGCTCTGGGGCTGGGGTCTTCCACAGATGAAGTGGCGCACTACTCTCGCATTGTCAACTTGGATAAAGAAATTCTTGCCATGCCTGAGGGATATAGCGCCCTGATCGGTGAGCGCGGCGTAAACTTATCGGGCGGACAAAAGCAGCGCCTCACCATTGCACGAGCTTTGATTCGAAAAACACCCATTGTAATTTTGGATGACTCTTTAAGTGCGGTGGATACAGACACCGAAAGCCATATCTTAGAGCGATTGCAATCACAGGCCAAAGGGGATGGCAACTTCGACGCTCAACGCCCAACCACGTTGATTGTCAGTCACCGTTTGGCGTGTCTGAAGTGGGCTGATCGCATTTTAGTGCTCGATGCCGGACGAGTTGAGGCTGTTGGCACCTATTCGGACCTATTGAAAGCCTCAAAGACATTTAAACAACTCCATCAATTGCAGAACCAGGAAATCAACCGTGCAGAAGCCCATGCCTAG
- a CDS encoding ABC transporter ATP-binding protein, whose translation MPSKDSHRTTNQAAGTTRRLWPYIKRHKGLASVSLVSVILFAATGRAIPLVFGFAIDKGITQKNLNLVYYAAAAYLILELSRSGFAFCKDYFIARLGNRVLFQVREDLIRHVQNLPARFFDQTPVGRIITRVTNDVVSLQDFFHDGVNSMFVMSLELLTILVALAYISLPLTLIIILTLPPALWMSLKISRQLRADFREAKSKLSTINAFTAESLNGMKILQLYNRAPHTREKFAGYSEEYRALQMKTVRGFAKLWPILSYFDALTVALSLFFGAIFFTRSQITIGELSAFLLLAQSFFKPVRAILERFNQFQNSLASADRIFALIDEPEEILEGQRFATTPLKGEVEFKNLTFKYDKESRPVLKNINLKIAPGESVALVGRTGSGKSTMVSLLQKLYNFEDGDILVDGQSLSKLSTQELRQRIGVVRQDHFLIRGTIRDNISLYNEEISNDAIFEAALKANCDDLIQRSGHGLDTLVEERGANLSVGEKQLISFARVLAYNPDILILDEATANIDSHSEQLIQEATIEATKGRTSIIIAHRLSTILHCDRIVVLHDGEIVEMGSHQKLMETKGKYWEYQNQ comes from the coding sequence ATGCCTAGTAAGGATTCTCACCGCACCACAAATCAAGCCGCAGGTACGACCCGTCGGCTGTGGCCCTACATCAAACGCCACAAGGGTCTAGCCTCTGTGTCGCTTGTTTCAGTGATTCTGTTTGCCGCCACCGGCCGGGCGATTCCTCTGGTTTTTGGCTTTGCCATTGATAAGGGCATCACCCAAAAGAACCTTAACCTTGTGTACTATGCTGCTGCGGCCTACCTCATTTTGGAGTTGAGCCGATCGGGATTTGCTTTTTGCAAAGACTATTTTATTGCTCGCCTTGGAAACAGGGTTTTATTTCAGGTTCGGGAAGACCTCATTCGCCATGTTCAAAATTTACCAGCAAGATTTTTTGACCAAACTCCTGTGGGTCGAATTATCACACGGGTAACCAACGACGTTGTCAGCTTGCAAGACTTTTTTCATGATGGCGTTAACTCCATGTTTGTGATGTCTTTAGAGCTGCTGACTATTTTGGTGGCCCTAGCCTACATATCTTTACCATTAACTTTGATTATTATTCTCACTCTGCCACCCGCCCTCTGGATGTCTTTAAAAATCAGTCGACAACTGAGAGCTGATTTTCGCGAAGCCAAGAGCAAGCTGTCCACAATCAATGCGTTTACCGCTGAGAGCCTCAACGGAATGAAAATTCTGCAGCTGTATAATCGAGCGCCCCACACGAGAGAGAAATTTGCAGGTTACTCAGAAGAATACCGCGCCCTGCAAATGAAAACAGTTAGAGGTTTTGCCAAACTTTGGCCCATTCTCAGTTATTTTGATGCACTGACTGTGGCCTTGTCATTGTTTTTTGGCGCCATCTTTTTCACTCGGTCACAAATAACCATTGGTGAGCTGTCGGCTTTTTTGCTTTTGGCTCAAAGTTTTTTCAAACCCGTGCGAGCTATCCTTGAACGGTTTAACCAGTTTCAAAATAGTTTGGCCAGTGCGGATCGTATTTTCGCCCTTATTGACGAACCAGAAGAAATTTTAGAAGGACAAAGGTTTGCTACAACTCCTCTCAAGGGCGAAGTGGAATTTAAAAATTTAACTTTTAAATACGACAAAGAAAGCCGGCCCGTACTTAAAAACATCAACCTAAAAATCGCACCAGGAGAAAGTGTCGCCCTAGTGGGACGAACTGGCAGTGGCAAGTCAACAATGGTTTCGCTGTTGCAAAAGCTCTATAACTTTGAAGATGGCGATATACTGGTTGATGGACAGTCACTTTCAAAGCTCTCTACTCAAGAGCTGAGGCAACGCATTGGCGTGGTACGGCAGGATCATTTTTTAATTCGAGGAACCATCAGAGACAACATCAGTTTGTACAACGAAGAAATTTCTAATGATGCCATTTTTGAAGCGGCACTTAAAGCTAACTGTGACGACTTGATTCAACGAAGCGGACATGGGCTCGACACACTTGTCGAAGAAAGAGGCGCAAATTTAAGTGTGGGTGAAAAACAGCTGATTTCTTTTGCACGAGTTCTAGCCTACAACCCGGACATTCTCATACTCGATGAAGCCACCGCAAATATCGACTCTCACAGCGAGCAACTCATCCAAGAAGCCACCATAGAGGCTACCAAAGGGCGAACAAGTATTATCATAGCACACAGACTTTCTACCATTCTCCACTGCGACCGAATTGTGGTTCTACACGATGGCGAAATTGTCGAAATGGGCTCTCACCAGAAACTGATGGAAACAAAAGGTAAGTATTGGGAGTACCAGAATCAATAG